A window of the Streptomyces griseochromogenes genome harbors these coding sequences:
- a CDS encoding S8 family peptidase produces MKRAAAATVATAAAVALAAGMTSPASAKTGQHASAAASSFTAKHHVTLITGDRVDLDAKGRVVGLQRAKGREHIPFQVRKAEGHTLVIPADAARPVASGKLDRRLFDVTELNKAATRQAQKNGLKVIVGYSGAAAAAKADVRGAGHLRRSLTALNADAVQTPVKDTAELWHAVTNGDGTASGIAHVWLDGVRKASLDKSVPQIGAPTAWAAGYTGKGVKVAVLDTGVDTSHPDLKDQVTESKNFTPAADAKDHFGHGTHVASIVAGTGAKSGGKYRGVAPDAKILNGKVLDDSGSGDDSGILAGMEWAASQGASVINLSLGGYDTPEVDPLEAEVNKLSAEKGVLFAIAAGNDGPQSIGSPGSADAALTVGAVDKKDKLADFSSTGPRVGDGAIKPDVTAPGVSITAAAAKGSVLDQEVGEKPEGYMTLDGTSMATPHVAGAAAILKQEHPDWGYAELKGALTGSAKGGNYTPFQQGSGRIAVDKAIKESVIADPVSVSFGVQQWPHTDDKPVTKQLTYRNLGDKDVTLDLTSTATGPKGQAAPAGFFTLGATKVTVPAHGKAAVGFTVNTKLGGTLDGAYSSYVTATGGGQTVRTAAAVQREVESYDVTLKFIGRDGKPAPYYNADLSGVAGLATGRQVSPYDKSGTVKVRAPKGTYILNTAVFKDPQDPAKGVDWIGQPKLTVGKKQTITIDARKAKPVDITVPATGAKSQFASPEWDVTVGGNQYGYGWFLDTYKNFRTAHLGPSLPPGTLFQQWDGHWSKGATEEYDTTVGGPVKQLATGYTKHYKASELATVKARLGAAASGKKGSLSASGWLPGSSGASGISMPQKLPGTRTLHVSAKGGVKWELQFEQDGALDQDGFPVADSSYSLGTQSFTAGRTYTKTVNTAVFAPLVNAYAGLFRDGNEIYGSLPLFADGAKNPGYSTFTSVNTTLYRNGTKVGSNDDPLFGGKTFKVPAGDAAYKLTTSVTRSPKVANASTRIDATWTFRSKKPSGSSARLPASALYFGARTGLDSRVEAGRTVTFPVTVEGSAAGRNLKSLAVYVSYDGRTFKKADVRGGRITVQNPAAGKGISFRAKIVDKQGNTSTITVYNAYYGK; encoded by the coding sequence GTGAAAAGAGCGGCCGCGGCCACGGTGGCCACCGCCGCAGCCGTCGCCCTCGCAGCGGGTATGACCAGCCCCGCGTCGGCGAAGACCGGGCAGCACGCCTCGGCCGCCGCTTCCTCGTTCACCGCCAAGCACCACGTCACCCTGATCACCGGCGACCGCGTCGACCTCGACGCCAAGGGCCGCGTCGTCGGCCTGCAGCGGGCCAAGGGACGGGAGCACATACCCTTCCAGGTCCGCAAGGCCGAGGGGCACACGCTGGTCATCCCCGCGGACGCGGCCCGCCCGGTCGCCTCCGGCAAGCTGGACCGGCGCCTGTTCGACGTCACCGAGCTGAACAAGGCCGCCACCCGCCAGGCCCAGAAGAACGGCCTGAAGGTCATCGTCGGCTACAGCGGCGCCGCCGCGGCCGCCAAGGCCGACGTCCGGGGCGCGGGCCACCTGCGCCGCAGCCTGACGGCGCTGAACGCGGACGCCGTGCAGACCCCGGTCAAGGACACCGCCGAGCTGTGGCACGCCGTCACCAACGGCGACGGGACCGCCTCGGGCATCGCGCACGTCTGGCTCGACGGCGTCCGCAAGGCCTCGCTCGACAAGTCCGTGCCGCAGATCGGCGCCCCGACGGCGTGGGCGGCCGGCTACACCGGCAAGGGCGTGAAGGTCGCCGTTCTGGACACGGGTGTGGACACCAGCCACCCGGACCTCAAGGACCAGGTGACCGAGTCCAAGAACTTCACCCCCGCGGCCGACGCCAAGGACCACTTCGGCCACGGCACGCACGTCGCCTCCATCGTGGCGGGCACCGGCGCCAAGTCGGGCGGCAAGTACCGGGGTGTCGCCCCGGACGCCAAGATCCTCAACGGCAAGGTCCTCGACGACTCCGGCTCCGGTGACGACTCCGGCATCCTCGCCGGCATGGAGTGGGCCGCCTCGCAGGGTGCCTCCGTCATCAACCTGAGCCTCGGCGGCTACGACACGCCCGAGGTCGACCCGCTCGAGGCCGAGGTCAACAAGCTCTCCGCCGAGAAGGGCGTCCTGTTCGCGATCGCCGCGGGCAACGACGGCCCCCAGTCGATCGGTTCGCCGGGCAGCGCGGACGCCGCGCTCACCGTCGGCGCCGTCGACAAGAAGGACAAGCTGGCCGACTTCTCCTCCACCGGCCCGCGCGTCGGCGACGGCGCGATCAAGCCCGACGTCACCGCGCCCGGCGTGAGCATCACCGCCGCCGCGGCCAAGGGCAGTGTCCTCGACCAGGAGGTCGGCGAGAAGCCCGAGGGGTACATGACCCTCGACGGCACCTCGATGGCCACCCCGCACGTCGCGGGCGCCGCCGCGATCCTGAAGCAGGAGCACCCCGACTGGGGCTACGCCGAGCTGAAGGGCGCGCTCACCGGCTCCGCCAAGGGCGGCAACTACACGCCGTTCCAGCAGGGTTCGGGCCGGATCGCGGTCGACAAGGCGATCAAGGAGTCCGTGATCGCCGACCCGGTCTCGGTCAGCTTCGGTGTGCAGCAGTGGCCGCACACCGACGACAAGCCGGTCACCAAGCAGCTGACGTACCGCAACCTGGGCGACAAGGACGTCACCCTCGACCTGACCAGCACCGCCACCGGCCCCAAGGGCCAGGCGGCTCCGGCGGGCTTCTTCACGCTCGGCGCGACCAAGGTGACGGTCCCGGCGCACGGCAAGGCCGCCGTCGGCTTCACGGTGAACACGAAGCTGGGCGGCACCCTCGACGGCGCCTACTCCTCCTACGTGACCGCGACCGGCGGCGGGCAGACCGTCCGCACGGCCGCCGCGGTGCAGCGCGAGGTGGAGTCCTACGACGTCACGCTGAAGTTCATCGGCCGTGACGGCAAGCCGGCTCCGTACTACAACGCCGACCTGAGCGGGGTGGCGGGTCTCGCCACCGGCCGGCAGGTGAGCCCGTACGACAAGTCCGGCACGGTGAAGGTGCGCGCGCCCAAGGGCACGTACATCCTGAACACCGCCGTCTTCAAGGACCCGCAGGACCCCGCCAAGGGCGTCGACTGGATCGGCCAGCCGAAGCTGACGGTCGGCAAGAAGCAGACGATCACGATCGACGCGCGCAAGGCCAAGCCGGTGGACATCACCGTCCCGGCCACGGGCGCCAAGTCGCAGTTCGCCTCGCCGGAGTGGGACGTCACGGTCGGCGGCAACCAGTACGGCTACGGCTGGTTCCTCGACACGTACAAGAACTTCCGCACCGCACACCTCGGCCCCTCGCTGCCCCCGGGCACGCTGTTCCAGCAGTGGGACGGCCACTGGTCCAAGGGCGCGACCGAGGAGTACGACACCACGGTCGGCGGTCCGGTCAAGCAGCTCGCCACCGGCTACACCAAGCACTACAAGGCGAGTGAGCTGGCCACGGTCAAGGCCCGGCTCGGTGCCGCCGCGAGCGGCAAGAAGGGCTCCCTCAGCGCCTCGGGCTGGCTTCCCGGCAGCTCCGGCGCCTCCGGCATCAGCATGCCGCAGAAGCTGCCCGGCACCCGCACCCTGCACGTGTCCGCCAAGGGCGGTGTGAAGTGGGAGCTGCAGTTCGAGCAGGACGGCGCGCTCGACCAGGACGGCTTCCCGGTCGCCGACTCCTCCTACTCGCTCGGCACGCAGTCCTTCACGGCGGGCAGGACGTACACGAAGACCGTCAACACCGCGGTCTTCGCCCCGCTCGTCAACGCCTACGCGGGCCTGTTCCGGGACGGAAACGAGATCTACGGCTCGCTGCCGCTGTTCGCCGACGGCGCCAAGAACCCCGGGTACTCGACGTTCACCTCGGTGAACACGACCCTGTACCGCAACGGCACCAAGGTCGGCTCCAACGACGACCCGCTGTTCGGCGGCAAGACCTTCAAGGTCCCGGCCGGTGACGCCGCCTACAAGCTGACCACCTCGGTCACGCGCTCGCCGAAGGTCGCGAACGCCTCCACGCGGATCGACGCGACCTGGACCTTCCGCTCCAAGAAGCCGTCCGGCAGCTCGGCCAGGCTGCCCGCCTCCGCCCTGTACTTCGGCGCCAGGACCGGCCTGGACAGCCGTGTCGAGGCCGGCCGGACGGTCACCTTCCCGGTCACCGTGGAGGGTTCGGCCGCAGGCCGCAACCTGAAGTCCCTGGCCGTCTACGTCTCCTACGACGGCAGGACCTTCAAGAAGGCCGACGTCCGCGGCGGCAGGATCACCGTCCAGAACCCGGCCGCGGGCAAGGGCATCTCGTTCCGCGCCAAGATCGTCGACAAGCAGGGCAACACCTCGACGATCACGGTCTACAACGCCTACTACGGCAAGTGA
- a CDS encoding group II truncated hemoglobin, translated as MTAHTIEYIRYRIPEQRSADFLSAYTRAAAQLAAAPQCVDYELTRCEEDPEHFVLRITWTSTRDHLEGFRTSERFPPFLAEIRPYVEDIEEMRHYDPTPVHGTGSATPTLYDWAGGAEAFSRLTDAFYDKVLKDDLLAPLFQDLAPDHAAHVALWLGEVFGGPARYSETQGGHGHMVAKHVGKHITEPQRRRWVNLVQDAADDAGLPTDAEFRSAFLAYVEWGTRLAVYFSGPNARPPAEQPVPRWNWGAMSPYQG; from the coding sequence ATGACGGCTCACACGATCGAATACATCCGGTACCGCATCCCCGAGCAGCGGTCGGCGGACTTCCTGTCCGCCTACACCCGCGCCGCGGCCCAGCTGGCCGCGGCCCCGCAGTGCGTCGACTACGAACTCACACGCTGCGAGGAGGACCCGGAGCACTTCGTCCTCCGGATCACCTGGACGTCGACGCGCGACCATCTGGAGGGCTTTCGCACCTCGGAGCGGTTCCCGCCGTTCCTCGCCGAGATCCGCCCGTACGTCGAGGACATCGAGGAGATGCGCCACTACGACCCGACGCCGGTCCACGGCACCGGGTCGGCCACCCCCACGCTCTACGACTGGGCGGGCGGCGCCGAGGCGTTCTCCCGTCTGACGGACGCGTTCTACGACAAGGTCCTCAAGGACGACCTCCTCGCCCCGCTCTTCCAGGACCTCGCCCCGGACCACGCCGCCCACGTCGCCCTCTGGCTCGGCGAGGTCTTCGGCGGCCCCGCCCGCTACTCCGAGACCCAGGGCGGCCACGGCCACATGGTGGCCAAGCACGTCGGCAAGCACATCACCGAGCCCCAGCGCCGCCGCTGGGTCAACCTCGTCCAGGACGCCGCCGACGACGCCGGCCTGCCCACCGACGCCGAGTTCCGCTCGGCCTTCCTGGCCTACGTGGAGTGGGGCACCCGGCTGGCGGTGTACTTCTCGGGCCCCAACGCGCGGCCTCCGGCCGAGCAGCCGGTGCCGCGGTGGAACTGGGGCGCGATGTCGCCGTACCAGGGCTGA
- a CDS encoding helix-turn-helix transcriptional regulator, with protein sequence MDEQPEAAGAGRPLDRRAELSEFLRSRRARLKPEDVGLPDFGRHRRVPGLRREELAQLAGVSVAYYTRLEQGNGRNVSAEVLDSIARALRLTDAEHAHLTHLAKPKAHKKKPAARQQQVRVALRQLLDSMEGVPAYVAGRRSEILAWNRMAAAVFGDWSKLPPAERNWARLVFLHPEYRDLFIDWEQKAIDIVCALRMDAGCYPDDARLSALVGELSVKSEEFRRLWATHDVKEKSHGVKRLHHPLVGDLALHYEGFRLTDGSDQSLVTYHAEPGSPSAQSLRLLASWATDAAQAVPA encoded by the coding sequence ATGGACGAACAGCCGGAAGCAGCCGGTGCCGGACGGCCCCTGGACCGGCGGGCCGAGCTGAGCGAGTTCCTGCGCAGCCGGCGGGCCCGGCTGAAGCCGGAGGACGTGGGGCTGCCCGACTTCGGACGGCACCGCCGGGTGCCCGGGCTGCGCCGTGAGGAGCTGGCCCAGCTGGCCGGGGTGTCGGTGGCGTACTACACACGCCTGGAGCAGGGCAACGGACGCAACGTCTCGGCGGAGGTGCTGGACTCGATCGCCCGCGCCCTGCGCCTGACGGACGCCGAGCACGCCCACCTCACCCACCTGGCCAAGCCGAAGGCGCACAAGAAGAAGCCCGCGGCCCGGCAGCAGCAGGTGCGGGTGGCGCTGCGGCAGCTGCTGGACTCGATGGAGGGGGTACCGGCGTACGTCGCCGGGCGCCGCTCGGAGATCCTCGCCTGGAACCGGATGGCGGCGGCGGTCTTCGGCGACTGGTCGAAGCTCCCGCCCGCCGAGCGGAACTGGGCCCGTCTGGTCTTCCTGCACCCCGAGTACCGCGATCTGTTCATCGACTGGGAGCAGAAGGCGATCGACATCGTCTGCGCGCTGCGCATGGACGCGGGCTGCTACCCCGACGACGCGCGGCTGTCCGCCCTGGTGGGCGAACTCTCGGTCAAGAGCGAGGAGTTCCGCCGTCTGTGGGCGACCCACGACGTCAAGGAGAAGAGCCATGGCGTCAAGCGCCTGCACCACCCCCTGGTCGGCGACCTGGCCCTGCACTACGAGGGTTTCCGCCTCACGGACGGCTCCGACCAATCCCTGGTGACCTACCACGCGGAACCGGGCTCCCCCTCCGCCCAGTCCCTGCGCCTGCTGGCGAGCTGGGCCACGGACGCGGCCCAGGCGGTGCCGGCCTAG
- a CDS encoding NAD(P)-dependent alcohol dehydrogenase: protein MTTVAAYAAPAPKAPLERTTIERRAVGAFDVLIDIKFTGICHSDIHQAQDGWRPGIFPMVPGHEIAGVVAEVGSGVTKFTVGDRVGVGCMVDSCRECDNCRAGLEQYCLKGGPVWTYNDTGKDGEPTYGGYARNVVVDENYVVRIPEGLSLDVAAPLLCAGITTYSPLKHWNAGPGTKVAVVGLGGLGHMGVKIAHALGAEVTVLSQSLRKKDDGLMLGADHYHATGDPDTFEELAGTFDIILNTVSAPLDFAAYLSLLRTDGTMVNVGLPEEPVQIVLQSLLGNRRSISTSGIGGIAETQEMLDFCAEHGLGAEIELIRADQINEAYERVRASDVRYRFVIDIATI from the coding sequence ATGACCACTGTTGCTGCTTACGCCGCGCCCGCACCGAAGGCCCCGCTGGAGCGGACCACCATCGAGCGGCGCGCGGTCGGCGCATTCGACGTCCTGATCGACATCAAGTTCACCGGTATCTGCCACTCCGACATCCACCAGGCCCAGGACGGCTGGCGCCCCGGTATCTTCCCGATGGTCCCCGGCCACGAGATCGCGGGTGTCGTCGCCGAGGTCGGCTCCGGCGTCACGAAGTTCACCGTCGGTGACCGGGTGGGCGTCGGCTGCATGGTCGACTCCTGCCGCGAGTGCGACAACTGCAGGGCCGGCCTGGAGCAGTACTGCCTCAAGGGCGGCCCCGTCTGGACCTACAACGACACCGGCAAGGACGGCGAGCCCACCTACGGCGGCTACGCGCGCAACGTCGTCGTCGACGAGAACTACGTCGTCCGCATCCCCGAGGGGCTGTCACTGGACGTGGCCGCGCCGCTGCTCTGCGCGGGCATCACCACGTACTCGCCCCTGAAGCACTGGAACGCCGGCCCCGGCACGAAGGTCGCCGTCGTCGGCCTGGGCGGTCTCGGCCACATGGGCGTCAAGATCGCGCACGCGCTCGGCGCCGAGGTCACCGTCCTGTCCCAGTCCCTGCGCAAGAAGGACGACGGCCTGATGCTGGGGGCCGATCACTACCACGCCACCGGCGACCCGGACACCTTCGAGGAGCTGGCCGGCACCTTCGACATCATCCTGAACACCGTCTCGGCACCGCTCGACTTCGCCGCGTACCTGTCCCTGCTGCGCACGGACGGCACCATGGTGAACGTCGGCCTCCCCGAGGAGCCGGTGCAGATCGTCCTCCAGTCCCTGCTCGGCAACCGCCGCAGCATCAGCACCTCCGGCATCGGCGGCATCGCCGAGACCCAGGAGATGCTGGACTTCTGCGCCGAGCACGGCCTGGGCGCGGAGATCGAGCTGATCCGTGCCGACCAGATCAACGAGGCGTACGAGCGGGTGCGGGCCAGCGACGTCCGCTACCGCTTCGTCATCGACATCGCCACCATCTGA
- a CDS encoding SpoIIE family protein phosphatase has protein sequence MGTPSMHFSESPEDPFALGRGASAVLDDQGTVVGWSARAQELLGYPAKEVIGRAWQGLLVDTRDLAVVRSVALDAVKAGGWFGVLPVRHRDGHRVEMGFRARAVTRDGDRQEWLLVGAPASEVIAWQRDRALLDGLYNRSPIGLVTYGPDRTVIRVNRAVEKASGVPASAPVGHRPREFMVDEDAGPTEERVRHVLETGEPLIFTEQSARARHDPGRDRVVSVSAFRMEDPSGRVLGVAETIEDVTERHRAQRRLALLNEASARIGTSLDVTQTARELAEEVVHGLADYCSVDLLKPVMLGEEPVPGSTGPLLRAALSPPEHRVPHQEGDVVPLLPESPQARCLAERRPILEGLLSLRPEWYAMDRRRIEIALGLGVHSLIAVPLVARGLVLGVVSLWRSRHAEPFEDGDAAVAQELSSRAAVCIDNARRFTQQQSAALTLQRSLLPNAVSDLPAVEVACRYLPASGEPGIGGDWFDVIPLSGARVALVVGDVVGHGIHAAASMGRLRAAARTLASLDLEPDEVVARLDDLVSLLASELEANADGNWSAIEQVLGATCVYAVYDPVSRHCALARAGHPAPVVATPDGQVTVLDLPAGPPLGLGGLPFETYDLDLPEGSLLALYTNGLLEARDGDIDAALENLYGCLSHSADPLDRTCDAVVEALLAKDHRPSDDIALLIARTRVLPPQNVATWQLPLEATAAARARELTTAKLTEWGLTDLAFTTELVASELVTNTYRYAAGPVTLRLIRTHSLICEVSDTSHTSPHLRRALSTDEGGRGLFLVAQLTERWGTRYTHDGKTVWTEQPLPPA, from the coding sequence ATGGGGACGCCGTCGATGCATTTCAGCGAGAGTCCCGAGGATCCGTTCGCCCTCGGGCGTGGCGCTTCGGCCGTGCTCGACGATCAAGGCACCGTGGTCGGCTGGAGCGCCCGCGCACAGGAGCTGCTGGGCTATCCGGCCAAGGAAGTGATCGGACGGGCCTGGCAGGGCCTCCTGGTCGACACCCGTGATCTGGCTGTCGTGCGGTCCGTCGCCCTGGACGCCGTGAAGGCGGGGGGCTGGTTCGGTGTCCTGCCCGTCCGGCATCGCGACGGACACCGGGTGGAGATGGGTTTCCGGGCCCGCGCGGTCACCCGGGACGGGGACCGTCAGGAGTGGCTCCTGGTCGGTGCTCCTGCTTCGGAGGTCATCGCCTGGCAGCGGGACCGAGCGCTGCTGGACGGTCTGTACAACCGGTCCCCGATCGGTCTGGTCACCTACGGCCCGGACAGGACGGTGATCCGGGTCAACCGTGCGGTCGAGAAGGCGAGCGGCGTCCCGGCCTCGGCGCCGGTGGGCCATCGCCCCCGGGAATTCATGGTCGACGAGGACGCGGGTCCGACGGAGGAACGGGTGCGGCACGTCCTGGAGACCGGCGAGCCGCTGATCTTCACGGAACAGTCCGCCCGGGCGCGCCACGATCCGGGCCGGGATCGGGTCGTGTCCGTCTCGGCGTTCCGGATGGAAGATCCGTCGGGCCGGGTTCTCGGCGTGGCCGAGACGATCGAGGACGTGACCGAACGCCACCGGGCCCAGCGCAGGCTCGCCCTGCTGAACGAGGCGAGCGCCCGGATCGGGACCTCACTGGACGTGACACAGACCGCCCGGGAACTGGCCGAGGAGGTCGTCCACGGGCTGGCCGACTACTGCTCGGTGGACCTCCTCAAACCGGTGATGCTCGGTGAGGAACCGGTTCCCGGTTCCACAGGTCCGCTGCTCCGGGCCGCGCTCTCGCCGCCCGAACACCGCGTCCCGCACCAGGAGGGCGACGTGGTCCCGCTGCTTCCGGAATCTCCGCAGGCGCGGTGCCTGGCCGAGCGGCGCCCGATTCTGGAGGGGCTGCTGTCGCTCCGCCCCGAGTGGTACGCCATGGACCGGCGGCGGATCGAGATCGCCCTGGGGCTGGGTGTTCATTCACTGATCGCGGTGCCTCTGGTCGCGCGCGGCCTGGTACTGGGCGTGGTGAGCCTGTGGCGGTCGCGCCATGCGGAGCCTTTCGAGGACGGCGACGCCGCGGTGGCCCAGGAGCTCTCCTCGCGTGCGGCCGTCTGCATCGACAACGCGCGCCGCTTCACCCAGCAGCAGAGCGCCGCTCTGACTCTGCAGCGCAGTCTGCTGCCGAACGCGGTGTCCGATCTGCCGGCCGTCGAGGTGGCCTGCCGATATCTGCCGGCGAGCGGTGAACCGGGCATCGGCGGTGACTGGTTCGACGTGATCCCGTTGTCAGGGGCGCGGGTCGCCCTGGTGGTGGGAGACGTGGTCGGCCACGGGATCCACGCCGCGGCCTCGATGGGCCGCCTGCGCGCCGCCGCGCGCACCCTGGCCAGTCTCGACCTGGAACCGGACGAGGTGGTGGCGCGGCTGGACGATCTAGTCAGTCTGCTGGCCTCCGAACTGGAGGCGAACGCCGACGGCAACTGGTCGGCGATCGAGCAGGTGCTCGGGGCCACCTGCGTGTACGCGGTCTACGACCCGGTGTCCCGGCACTGCGCCCTGGCCCGCGCCGGCCACCCGGCTCCGGTGGTGGCCACGCCGGACGGCCAGGTGACCGTGCTCGATCTGCCCGCGGGTCCGCCGCTCGGACTGGGCGGACTGCCGTTCGAGACGTACGACCTCGACCTCCCCGAGGGCAGCCTGCTCGCCCTCTACACCAACGGCCTCCTGGAGGCGCGCGACGGCGACATCGACGCCGCGCTGGAGAACCTGTACGGGTGTCTCTCCCACTCCGCCGATCCCCTGGACCGCACCTGCGACGCCGTGGTCGAAGCGCTGCTGGCCAAGGATCACCGCCCCTCCGACGACATCGCACTGCTCATCGCCCGCACCCGGGTGCTGCCGCCGCAGAATGTCGCCACATGGCAGCTGCCCCTGGAAGCGACCGCCGCCGCCCGTGCGAGGGAACTGACCACGGCGAAGCTGACCGAATGGGGGCTGACGGACCTGGCCTTCACCACCGAGCTGGTCGCCAGCGAGCTCGTCACCAACACCTACCGGTACGCGGCCGGCCCCGTCACCCTGCGCCTCATCCGTACGCACTCTCTTATCTGCGAAGTGTCCGACACCAGCCACACCTCCCCGCACCTCCGACGGGCCCTGAGCACGGACGAGGGCGGCCGCGGGCTCTTCCTGGTCGCGCAGCTCACGGAACGGTGGGGCACCCGCTACACCCACGACGGCAAGACGGTCTGGACGGAGCAGCCTCTGCCGCCCGCCTGA
- the msrA gene encoding peptide-methionine (S)-S-oxide reductase MsrA: MLFGRTPQLPTPEQALKGRAGPAFEVPERHTVLGNPLLGPYPEGLETADFGLGCFWGAERKFWQLPAGVHTTLVGYQGGHTENPLYEEVCSGLTGHTEVVRVVYDPRRISYDRLLKTFWESHDPTQGFRQGNDVGTQYRSAVYTHTPEQAAAAEASRAAYQKVLTYSGHGTITTEILPADGRPFYPAEAYHQQYLDRNPAGYCGLGGTGVELSTPFATNRGASCPTGIVPAPEVPEVSDR, from the coding sequence ATGCTCTTCGGCCGCACACCACAGCTGCCCACCCCCGAGCAGGCGCTCAAGGGCCGCGCCGGGCCCGCCTTCGAGGTCCCCGAGCGCCACACCGTCCTGGGCAACCCGCTCCTCGGCCCCTACCCCGAGGGGCTTGAGACCGCCGACTTCGGCCTGGGCTGCTTCTGGGGCGCCGAGCGGAAGTTCTGGCAGCTCCCGGCGGGCGTGCACACCACACTGGTCGGGTACCAGGGCGGCCACACCGAGAACCCCCTGTACGAGGAGGTCTGCTCGGGCCTGACCGGCCACACGGAGGTGGTCCGGGTGGTCTACGACCCGCGGCGGATCTCCTACGACCGTCTCTTGAAGACGTTCTGGGAGTCCCACGACCCGACCCAGGGCTTCCGCCAGGGCAACGACGTGGGCACCCAGTACCGCTCGGCGGTCTACACCCACACCCCGGAACAGGCGGCCGCGGCCGAGGCCTCCCGCGCCGCGTACCAGAAGGTCCTGACCTACTCCGGCCACGGCACGATCACCACGGAGATCCTCCCGGCGGACGGCCGCCCCTTCTACCCGGCCGAGGCGTACCACCAGCAGTACCTCGACAGGAACCCGGCGGGCTACTGCGGTCTGGGCGGGACGGGAGTCGAGCTGAGCACCCCGTTCGCGACGAACCGGGGCGCGTCGTGCCCGACGGGGATCGTTCCGGCACCGGAGGTGCCGGAGGTCTCGGACAGGTAG
- a CDS encoding M48 family metalloprotease, whose amino-acid sequence MGATLRALRALVLLFGFYLLSLVLLGALAGLDIAVFTWAHGALAVKIVIVSVLLAVPVVRGMLMLRTPRGEEPAGVAVAEADEPRLWALVRELAAATGTRAPDRILLTADVNAAVGERSRLLGLLPGRRRLYLGVPLLTGLTEAQLRAVLAHEYGHFTGGDTRLAALVVRGRAQIGRVIGQFRAKADGKVAAERARQEEASARRVAKGKKAKTVDTGGAGATYRTMASIYTAYGKLYLRASLSTARAQEYAADLSAARIAGRDATASALREIPVLAASHDFYLDSYATLGLPARLLPPRGEFFGGFGRLLSARAGELVELRAELPAEPSSPYDSHPPIAERVRRIEALPADGRAEEAQSSASALLTDARRTLAALEDAVLTDEVLAFRRTGAWEELLDASMTEGLSSARTPLHRALADFTGQPPTLTALLEVIDDGRLWVLAERLPLSEQAAAAKGRAFREFVRPRLGELLRTMVLAEFSARSLLHWEFSWSRPATVRLPGWASQNTPDDGPEAALEAAVAAALADHPDTAPLRALLPPAAQPA is encoded by the coding sequence ATGGGCGCAACTCTGCGCGCGCTGCGTGCCCTCGTTCTGCTGTTCGGCTTCTATCTGCTGAGCCTCGTGCTGCTAGGGGCGCTGGCCGGCCTCGACATCGCGGTGTTCACCTGGGCGCACGGCGCGCTCGCCGTGAAGATCGTCATCGTCTCGGTGCTGCTCGCCGTCCCCGTCGTACGCGGCATGCTCATGCTTCGCACACCCCGGGGCGAGGAGCCGGCCGGCGTCGCGGTCGCCGAAGCCGACGAGCCCCGGCTGTGGGCCCTGGTCCGGGAACTCGCCGCGGCGACGGGCACCCGCGCCCCCGACCGGATCCTGCTCACGGCCGACGTCAACGCGGCCGTCGGCGAACGGTCGCGGCTGCTCGGCCTGCTGCCCGGCCGGCGCCGTCTCTACCTCGGCGTGCCGCTGCTGACGGGGCTGACCGAGGCACAGCTGCGTGCCGTACTCGCCCACGAGTACGGCCACTTCACCGGCGGAGACACCCGGCTGGCCGCGCTGGTGGTGCGCGGCAGGGCGCAGATCGGCCGGGTGATCGGGCAGTTCCGGGCGAAGGCGGACGGCAAGGTGGCCGCCGAGCGCGCCCGCCAGGAGGAGGCCTCCGCCAGGCGGGTCGCCAAGGGCAAGAAGGCGAAGACGGTCGACACCGGCGGGGCCGGGGCGACGTACCGGACGATGGCGTCGATCTACACCGCGTACGGCAAGCTCTACCTGCGCGCCTCCCTCTCCACGGCCCGCGCCCAGGAGTACGCCGCCGATCTGTCCGCCGCCCGCATCGCCGGCCGCGACGCGACCGCGTCGGCGCTGCGCGAGATCCCCGTGCTGGCCGCCTCCCACGACTTCTACCTCGACTCCTACGCCACCCTCGGCCTGCCGGCGCGGCTGCTGCCGCCGCGCGGCGAGTTCTTCGGCGGCTTCGGCCGGCTGCTGTCTGCCCGCGCGGGGGAACTGGTGGAGCTGCGCGCCGAGCTGCCGGCCGAGCCCAGTTCGCCGTACGACTCCCATCCGCCGATCGCCGAGCGGGTGCGCCGGATCGAGGCGCTGCCCGCCGACGGTCGCGCCGAGGAGGCCCAGAGCTCGGCGTCCGCCCTGCTCACCGACGCGCGGCGCACCCTGGCCGCGTTGGAGGACGCCGTCCTCACGGACGAGGTCCTCGCCTTCCGGCGCACCGGCGCCTGGGAGGAACTGCTGGACGCCTCCATGACCGAGGGCCTGTCCTCGGCACGCACCCCGCTGCACCGGGCGCTGGCCGACTTCACCGGGCAGCCTCCGACGCTGACCGCACTGCTGGAGGTGATCGACGACGGCCGGCTGTGGGTGCTGGCGGAGCGGCTGCCGCTGTCCGAGCAGGCGGCCGCGGCCAAGGGCCGGGCCTTCCGCGAGTTCGTACGGCCGCGGCTGGGTGAGTTGCTGCGGACGATGGTGCTGGCCGAGTTCAGCGCCCGTTCGCTGCTGCACTGGGAGTTCTCCTGGTCCCGTCCGGCGACCGTCCGCCTGCCCGGCTGGGCCTCGCAGAACACGCCGGACGACGGCCCCGAGGCCGCGCTGGAGGCGGCCGTGGCCGCGGCACTCGCCGACCACCCCGACACCGCGCCCCTGCGCGCACTGCTGCCACCGGCGGCCCAGCCGGCGTGA